GCGAGGGGAACCTCCTGATGAAGGGGCTCGTCAGTTCCGACAAGTACATGAAGGCCATCCTGAACAAGGAAGGGGGCCTGATGGACAAGGATGCCGTCCTGACCCACGTGACGGTGATCGAACTGCCCACCTACCCCAAGCTCCTCACCGTCGGGGACGTGGCCATCCTGCCGGCGCCGGACCTCAAGCAGAAGACCGTCATCCTCAACTGCCTCATCAAGACGGCCCAGAAGCTGGACATCCCCTGCCCGAAGGTGGCCGTCATCGCCGCCACCGAGCAAATGTCCGCCGGGATGCAGGCCTGCGTGGACGCCGCCATCCTGTCCAAAATGGCCGAGCGCGGCCAGATCAAGGGCGCCCTGGTGGACGGCCCCCTGGCCCTCGACCCCGCCATCGACAAGGAGAGCGCCGAGACCAAGGGCTGCAAGAGCCCCGTGGCCGGCGATGCCGACTGCCTGCTCTTCCCCAACATCGAGTCGGGGAACGTCTTCTACAAGTTCGCCACCAAGCTCGCCCACGGCGAACTGGGGGCCTTCGTGGCCGGCGCCCGGGTGCCCGCGGTCCTCTCGTCCCGCGGCGACAGCGCCAGGACCAAGCTCTACTCCATTGCCCTGGCCGCCCTGACCGCCTGACCCGGGTCTTGAACGACGTTGATCGCGGGGCGGCCCCCCAGCCGCCCCGCGTCTTTTTTCTGCGCCGGCCCCCCCGGCCATCGGCCCTGTCGCTTGCGTATTTCGGGCGCTTTCGGCGTGACATTACCCCTGCCAAGCCATTTTCCCGTTAACATTCGCGTCGCTTCCGCGTAGAATGAGGTTTTGATTTCAGGGACGCACGCTTCAGATCAACACCCAAGGAGATTCAGAATGAAAAGGTTCGTCATCACCTCGTCGCTGGTGCTCGGCGTCACCCTCGCGGGGGTGTCCGGTCTGTTCGCCGGCGAGGCATCCTCCGGAAAGAAGGTGACCATGGAACAGGAATTCCGTCAATTCGTCAAGGACTTCGAGGCTCGCGTGGCCCCGCTTGAGAAGGCGTCCAACCTTGCCAACTTCGACGCGTCCATCTCCGGGAAGAAGGAAGACTACGACAAGGCCGCGGACCTCGAGATCAAGACGAGCGCGGTCTACGCCGACAAGGAGACCTTCCGGAAGCTCGAGGCCTGGAAGAAGTCGAACGCCGTCAAGGACCCCCTCCTCAAACGCCAGCTGGACGTCCTCTTCCTGGCGTTTAAAGCCCGCCAGCTGGACCTGGCCGACATCGAGGCCCTGATCCGCCAGCAGAAGGTCATCGAGGAGAAGTTCAACACCTTCCGGGTCGAGGTGGGCGGCCGGACGATGACGGACAACGCGGTGGAGTCCACCCTCGTCGACTCCACGGACCTGCCGGAACTGCGCGCCGTCTGGGAGGGTTCCAAGAAGATCGGCGCCCTGGTGGCGGCGGACGTGGTGAAACTGGCCAAGCTCCGCAACGAGACGGCCCGCAAGCTGGGCTTCGGCAATTTCCACGAGATGCAGCTCATCCTCGGCGAGCAGGACCCCAGGGAGATCGCCGCCCTCTTCGACGAACTGGACGCCCTGACCCGCGACACCTTCACCGCCGTCAAGAAGGATCTGGACGCCAGGCTGGCCGTCCGTCTCGGCATCGATACCGCCGAACTGATGCCCTGGCACTACCAGAACCGGTTCTTCCAGGAGGCGCCCAAGGTCTACGCGGTGGACCTGGACCAGTACTACAAGGGCAAGGACGTCGTCGACCTGAACCGGCGGTACTTCGCCGGGATCGGCCTGCCCCTGGACGACATCCTCTCGCGAAGCGACCTCTACGAGAAGGACGGGAAATACCAGCACGCCTACTGCACCGACATCGACCGGAGCGGCGACGTGCGGATCGTGTGCAACGTGAAGGACAATTTCAGCTGGATGGGGACGATGCTCCACGAGTCCGGTCACGCCGTCTACGACAAGTTCATCGACCCGGGTCTTCCCTGGGTGTTGCGGACGCCCGCCCACACCTTCACCACCGAGGCCGTGGCCATGTTCTTCGGGCGCCTGGCCGCCAACCCGGCCTGGCTGCAGACCATGGCGGGGATTTCCCCCGACGAGCGCGAGCGGATCGTCGGAGACTGCTTCAAGTCCCTGCGCCTCCAGCAACTGGTGTTCAGCCGGTGGGCCCAGGTCATGTACCGTTTCGAAAAAGCCCTTTACGAGAACCCGGACCAGGACCTGGACGCCCTCTGGTGGGCCCTGGTGGAAAAATACCAGATGATCCGCAAGCCCGCGGGGCGCAAAGCGCCCGACTGGGCGTCCAAGATCCACATCGCCACGGTGCCGGCCTACTACCACAACTACCAACTGGGAGAGCTGCTCGCCTCGCAGTTCCTCAACCACGCCGCCCGGAAGATCAGCAAATCGAATGACCTGAATTCGCAGGCCTTCGTCGGGGACAAGGCCCTGGGCCGGTTTTTCATGGACAGCGTCTTCAAGCCGGGGGCCCGGTACGAGTGGAACGAGATGATCCGTCGCGCCACCGGGGAAAAACTCAGCGCCAGGTACTTCGCCCGGCAATTCGTCGACGCGAAGTGACAGGCGTCGAGCAGGAGGGTCCCATGACGCGCATCATCCGGGCCGGCCTCACCGTCTACGCCGTTTGGGTGTCCCTCGCATCTTCCGGGGCGGTCCGGGCATCCGGGGATCCCCCTCTGCCGAAGACCCGGGCTGAGCTCACCGACTACGGCGAAACCAGCTCCTTCCAGGACGTCGTGGATTTCATCCGGACCCTCCAGCAGGCCAGCCCCCACCTCCGGGTCGAGACACTCCTCCGCACCCTGGAGGGCCGGGAGGTTCCCCTGGTGGTGGCGGGAGACCCCCTGCCCTCCTCCCCCGTGGAAGCCCTCCGGGACGGTCGCCCCGTCCTCTACCTCCAGGCCAACATCCACGCCGGCGAAGTGGAAGGCAAGGAAGCCCTGCAGGTCTTCCTGCGGGAACTCGTGGCGGGCAGGCACCGGGACTGGCTCCGAAGGGGCATCTTCCTGGTCGTGCCCATTTTCAACGCCGACGGGAACGAGCCGGTCTCACCCGCCAACCGGAACTACATGCCCAACCCGGCCAAGGGGGTCGGGCAACGGGCCACCATCGCCAACCTCGACATCAACCGCGATTACGTCAAGACCGAGACCCGGGAGGTCCGGGCCGTGCTGGAGAAGGTCCTCCTGCGGTGGGACCCCCTCGTCTACCTGGACATCCACACCACCGACGGGTCCTACCACCGGGAAACGGTGACCTACACCTCCCCCATGGGCCCCAACTGGGACCCCGCCCTGAGCCGCTTCCTCTGGGACAGGCTCTACCCGGCCGTGGACCGGGCCCTCCGCGCCCAGGGGATCGCCTCCCTTCCCTATGGCGATTTCAAGGACGACCTCAAGCCCGAGTCGGGGTGGGTCAGCTTCCCGTCCTCCCCGCGGGTGGGCGTGGACTACGTGGCTCTCCGGAACCGGTTTGCCAGCCTCCTCGAAATGTACGCCTACATCCCCTTCTCCACCCGGGTCACCCACTGCACGGCCTTTGTCGATACCTGGATCGGGTTCGTCCTGGACCATGCCCCCGAGATGTCCGTGATCGCCCGGGACGCCGACCAGCGGGCCGCCGCCGTGGCGTCCCTCCCCGCGGCCGAGCGCCCGAAGCTGTCTTTGAAAGTGGACACTCAATCGCTCGACAAGCCGCTGACCGTTGAAACCTATGAAGTTGAGCCCTTCACAAGCCCCTTGGGCTACCCCCGGTTCAAACCGGTCCTGGACAAGCCGAAAACAGTGAGTGTCCCTCATTTTCGCCGCTTCGTATCCCTGCACGACACCACCCTGCCGGCTGCCTACGCCCTCGCCCCCGGGTGCGTCCCCGCCGTCCGCCAACTTCTGCGCCACGGGATCGCCGTGAGCCGAGTGGTCCGGAAAAGCCGGGTTGAGGCGGAGCATTTCGAGCCGTCGTCGATCGCCCTCGACACGTGGCTTTCCGAGGGGCACGTCCGGGTGAGCCTGTCCGGGCTTTGGACACCCGCGGCCGTGGACCTTGAACCCGGCTGGTTCGTGGTCCGAACCGCCCAGCCCCTTTCCATGCTGGCAACGCTTCTGCTGGAGCCCGAACACCCTGACAGCCTGGTGTCCTGGAACTTTTTCGACAGCCATCTGACCCAGCAGTGGACCCGGAAGCTCCGGCCGCTACCCTATGTCCGGATCAATGAGCTCGGCCCCCTCGTCACACAGACGATCACCTCCGCGGACCTCGACTGAGGCCGATCCCTTCGTCTCCTCGCCCTCCGCCCCGGTACCCGTTGTCTCGGGTCGGCCGGGGTGAACCCGCAACATTCGGGGACTCCTTTCCGTCTCCCGCGGACAGACGTCTATTTCGGGGGCGCGGTGACCTTGTCGGGCGGTTTCTTCGCCCTTTCGCCGGAGAGAAGGCGGTCGAGAGTCGCCTTGAGGCTGCGGATCTGGTAAGGTTTCTTCACGAACCCGAGGTGGGCCTGCCCCCCGAAACCCTGGACGGTGTCTTTCTCCTCCCCGTCACTGGACAGGATGATCCGCACGTCCGGCTGATGTTCACGCATCCGGGCAACGACCAGGAGGCTGCTGGCCCGGGGCGTCGTGAAATCGAGGATCACGGCGTCGATCCCGGAACGGCGGCTTTTGAAGATCTCGATCGCCTCCTGGGGTGAGGACGCGATGATGACGGCGTAGCCGAGGTACTCGAGGATCCGTTTGCAGACCTCACGGACCATCTTCTCGCTCTCCACCACCAGGATGGTCCCCTGTGCCGTACCCTCGCGTGCGGTGGCCTCCTGACCGGTCCCGTCAACCGGGGCGGTATCGTGAACCGCCGCCTGGACCGGGGGGAACAGGACCGTCACGGTCGTCCCCCGGCCGGGTTCGCTGTCCACCATGATGGCGCCCATGTGGCTGCGAACGATCCCCATCACCGCGGGAAGTCCCAGCCCCCGGCCCATGAGCCGGGTGGAAAAGAAGGGCTCGAAGAGGTGTTGCCGGGTCTCCGCGTTCATCCCGCACCCCGTGTCGGAGACCTCGAGGACGACGTAGACGCCTGCGGGGGGCTTCTCCTCCAGACGGCTCCATTTCAGGTAGGTGTCGTCGCACTCCCGCAGTCCCGTCTTCAGCGTGATCTCCCCGTCGTCCTCGCCGATGGCCTCGGCGGCGTTGGTGAGGAGGTTGATCACGACCTGTTCCATCTGGAGAGGGTCCGCCTCGATGGGGGGGACCCGGCTGTCCAGCAGCAGGGAGAGTCGTACGTGGCGATCGACGGATGCCCGGAGCAGGTCTGACTTTTCCTTGAACAATTCACCCAGGTTGACCGGTTGGAGGACAAATCGCCCCCTGCCGGCGTAGGCGAGCATCTGCCGGGTGAGAGAAGCCGCCCGTTGGGTTGCGTCCAGGGCCTGCCGGATGTTGTTGAACGCCCGGGAATCCCTGCCGAGGTCCAGCATGGCCAGTTCGAGGTTGCCGGTCACGGCCATCATGAGGTTGTTGAAGTCGTGGGCCACGCCTCCCGCGAGGATGCCGAGGCTCTCCATCTTCTGGGCCAGGAGGAATTTCCTCTCCAGTTCGAGGCGTTTGTGCTCGGCCACACGCCGTTCGGTGATGTCCTGGAAGAGGGTGACGAACCGCCCCTGGCGGGGGGAGAAGACCGCCACGGCGAAATGACGGTCCAGCGGGGGGAAATAGGCCTCGAAGTGCGCCGGCTCACCGTTTTCGGCGACCTGGGCATAGATGTCCAGGTAGGGCGGGTTGGTCGTTCGATAGAACTCGGAGGCAAGCCGGCCGACCGCTTCCGGGGCGGTCACCCCGAGGATCGTCTCGAAAGCGGGGTTCACCTCGAGGAACCGGTAGTCGACCGGGGCCCCGGAGCTGTCGCGAACGATCTCGTACTGGCACATCCCCTCACTGAGGGAGGAGTGAAGGGCCCGGTACTTTTCCTCGCTCTCCCGCAGCGCCTCCAGCGTTCGACGGTGCTCGACGATCTTCCAGACGGCGTCCATGAGCAAGGTGAGCTGGCGGGAGTCGGCGGCGTCATAGTCGCTCGCCTTGTTGGCGACCCCCACAACGGCCACGATGGAATCACCGGTCAGGATGGGGACCGTCAGGAATCGTTGAAGTTTGACGTGGCCGTCGGGGTAACCCTTCTTGAGAGGATTGGGCGCGTTGAAATCGTTGACGAGTATCGGCCGCCGCTGACGGACAGCCTCTCCCCAGATGCCCGTCCGGTCGAGGTCGTGAATGTTCTGGGACAAGGCGACGGAACACTCTTTCATCACGTCCTGCGACCAGGAATTCAGGCTGAAGCGGCGGGCCTCCTCGTCGTAATGGTAGATGTACCCGATCTTGCTGCCCGTGAGGCGGATGGCCTCGTCCAGGGCGAAATCCAGGAGGGCCTGGGTGTTCTCGGCCGGGGAGATAGAGATCTCGTAAAGGCTCTGAAGGCGGGCCTCGGTGAGCCGGAGGTCTGCCTCCGCCTTCCGCCGGTCGAAGTCGGAGATCACCTGGGCCACGTGGTCCGCCACGACGCAGACGAAGTCAACCTCCTCCCGGGCCCAGGCGCGGAGACTGCCCGTTTGCTCGACACACACCACCCCGACGAGGTTCCCGCCCAGGCGGACCGGGGCATCCAGCTTGGAGGCGATGGCGGACGGCACAAGATAGCCGTTGGACAGCTCGCAGGTCCGGGGATCGTTCCGGGAGTCCGCGGCATCGACCCCCCGGCCGCGGCGCAGGGCATCAAAATAGCGGGGAAAGTCGTGGACCGGCAGGATGGCGCCGTCTTCGTGACGCTTGTCCGGGCGTTTGAAAACGTCGGCGCACGTCAGGCGCAAACCCTCGGCGTCAAAGAGCCAGACCCCGGTCCGATCCACTTGCAGGGCCCGGGAAACCTGCTCGGTGATGTAACCGAAAACCCGTTTCCGTTCGGTCCCTCGTCGCGTCTCGCGGGTTGCCAGCCGGAGGATCATCCGGTGAAACCGGCGGGTCAGCTCGGCGAAATGCCGGGCCCTGTTTTCCAAACCCGGCTTATCCGAACCTGCGGAGTGATCGTCCGTGGCCATGACACCTCCGACCCGCCGGGCGGGACCCGATCAGACCAAGACCCGCGCCCACCAGCCTGGAAGGGACGCGAGTGATCCCGGGGGCACTCCCGGGGTCTGCTCCATTCATTCCTACAGTAAGTCAGGAGTGACCATCCGTCAATCTGAATCCACAGGTCCGGTGAACCGATTCTAGCAACGTTTCCCTTTCCCCGGTCCCTTCCCCGGTGCTACAATCGGGGCATGGAATGAAACCCGCACCCGTCACTGGTTGCCGACGCTCGAATCAGTCCCCTTTTTCAGGAGGTAGTGATGAAAACATCGTCCAGGCCGCCGCAAGCCCTCCCATCCATACCCGTTCGGTTTCGTCGGTGCCTGCCGGTGGTGATCCTGTTGTCCACGGCCGCCCTGGCCGAGGCGGCGGGATGGCAGACCGTCACCACCGGCGGAAACACGGTGAACGCCGGCGGGGGGGAGATCTGCATCGACGCCATGAAAAGCGGTACGGCGTACATCTGGCAGCCGAGGCCCTACGGCTTCGACCGGGACTACGTCGTCTCCTTCGACTTCAAGCTGCTGGCGCCGGACGGGCACTGGCTGGTTCTCTACGACGACGGTTTCGTCCACGTCTCCACCGATTGGGGTCCCCAGGTCACCCACTTCCAGTCCGGCCGTCAGTACAACTGCGTCCCGCCCGTCATGAAGCTGGAACTGAACCGGTGGTACCGGTTCCGGGCCGAAGCCCGGCCGCGGCAGAAATCCTTCGACCTCTTCGTGGACGGCCGGCGCGTCAGCGGGGGCGTCAACATCGAGCCCGGCGCCGCGGCTTCCCCGAACGTGCCGAAAGGCAGCCTCGAACTCGGCGACCCGGAACCGACGGCCTACAACAAGGGGAAAGGGTGCTGGCGGAACATCGCCTGGACGGTGACCGGCGGCGGGACCCCTCCCACCGTTCAGCCGCCGCCCGCCGCGGATTCCGGCTCTCTCGAGGGAGAGTGGACACTCACGTGGCGCGGTGCCCTGAACCAGACTCACACCGTGAGGTTTACGCGGAGCGGGAACGGTTTCACCGGGCGCTACACCGACATCCGCGATGCCAGCGTCTTCGCGGGAACGATCTTCGCCGGGCGCGGCGGTCGGGTGGTCTCCATCGTCCAGAGCAATGTCACCGGGAACTCCCGTGATGATTACTTTGCCGTCTACAGCGGGATCCTGCGGGATGGGATCATCGAGGGATCTTTCCACGATGTCCAGGGAAACCGGGCGGATATCCGGTTTGTCCGAAAGCGGTGATCCGGCCGTCAGAGAGAGCGGAGAATGTCCGAGAGCTTCTCCGCTCCGGGAAACAGGGCGGTGGCGGTAAGCCCCAGGACCAGGGCCAGGGCCAGCACCCACGCAAAGGGTTTCCATGTGGCGCGGAAGACCCCGCCGGTCCAGTGTCCGGCGGCGCCTTGGTGCGTCCGTCGGACCAATCCTGAGGCGAGGGCGGCCTGAAGAGCGGCTTCGGACAGAATCACCGGCGCCTGCCAGACCAGAAGGATTGCCGCCCCGAAGATGACGGCCAGCAGGGCAACGAGGAGAAGGAGAACCACCACCTCCTTGTCCAGGTCCCAGGAACCCGATGGACCGGACGTCCCCTTTCCCGTTTTGGAGATCCCTCCAGCTCCGGCAGATCCGCGCATCCCACCCCCGGCGCCGTCCAGGGCTACGGCGGCGCCAGCCCCGTCGAAGCGCCCGCCACCCCCGCGAAACGGGGAGGCATCCCCTGATCCCGCCAGATCCGGCAGCCCGTCTCCCAGGCTGACGCTGCCGTCCCCTGGCCCCGGAGAGGACCCCTCCCCGCGCCCGGGTGTCCCTGCCGGGAGGACCAGGGTCAGCCAGGCCTTCACCAGGAGGAAGAAAGTCAGGTAGGCGGCGCCGACCGCCAGGGGATATCGCACCGCCATGCCATGAACCCCTGCCAGGAGCATCACCTTGCTGAACAGGGGGCCCGACAGGCACACCCCGAAAAGGATCAGCGCCATCTGGGCACGGAGAGACCGGCTCGCCTTGAACCGCTCCACAAACTGCGCTTCGTTTCCCTTGGGTTGGACACCCATGTCCCGCTTCCCCTCTGCTCGTGGGCATTGACGGGTCCAATCGGCCCGGTGAAGCCGCGAGCCCGATCGTATGCTGCGCGCCCCCCCGGGCGTCAGGTTCCGACCTCAAACTCCACGAATGCGGGTCAACCGCTTACCGCGCCCCCCCGAAACCGCCGTGGTCTATCGACGGCGGTCACGCAAGGTCCGCTCACTTCGCGACGTGGTCGCCGATCCAGCCGAGGACAGTTTTCCACCAGAGCCGGGCGTTCTGGGGCTTGGACACAAAGTGGTCCTCGTCGGGGAAGTAAAGCATCTTCGACTCGACCCCCAAGCGTTGGAGGGTCGTGAAAAG
This Acidobacteriota bacterium DNA region includes the following protein-coding sequences:
- a CDS encoding phosphate butyryltransferase is translated as MPITKLDQILEAVKSKPKKRLVAAFANDVHTVEAVHEAIKLGIVDATLVGDEATILKNCAAHGIDPGQFKIVQEADEMKAANLAVSLINQGEGNLLMKGLVSSDKYMKAILNKEGGLMDKDAVLTHVTVIELPTYPKLLTVGDVAILPAPDLKQKTVILNCLIKTAQKLDIPCPKVAVIAATEQMSAGMQACVDAAILSKMAERGQIKGALVDGPLALDPAIDKESAETKGCKSPVAGDADCLLFPNIESGNVFYKFATKLAHGELGAFVAGARVPAVLSSRGDSARTKLYSIALAALTA
- a CDS encoding M2 family metallopeptidase translates to MKRFVITSSLVLGVTLAGVSGLFAGEASSGKKVTMEQEFRQFVKDFEARVAPLEKASNLANFDASISGKKEDYDKAADLEIKTSAVYADKETFRKLEAWKKSNAVKDPLLKRQLDVLFLAFKARQLDLADIEALIRQQKVIEEKFNTFRVEVGGRTMTDNAVESTLVDSTDLPELRAVWEGSKKIGALVAADVVKLAKLRNETARKLGFGNFHEMQLILGEQDPREIAALFDELDALTRDTFTAVKKDLDARLAVRLGIDTAELMPWHYQNRFFQEAPKVYAVDLDQYYKGKDVVDLNRRYFAGIGLPLDDILSRSDLYEKDGKYQHAYCTDIDRSGDVRIVCNVKDNFSWMGTMLHESGHAVYDKFIDPGLPWVLRTPAHTFTTEAVAMFFGRLAANPAWLQTMAGISPDERERIVGDCFKSLRLQQLVFSRWAQVMYRFEKALYENPDQDLDALWWALVEKYQMIRKPAGRKAPDWASKIHIATVPAYYHNYQLGELLASQFLNHAARKISKSNDLNSQAFVGDKALGRFFMDSVFKPGARYEWNEMIRRATGEKLSARYFARQFVDAK
- a CDS encoding GAF domain-containing protein, translated to MATDDHSAGSDKPGLENRARHFAELTRRFHRMILRLATRETRRGTERKRVFGYITEQVSRALQVDRTGVWLFDAEGLRLTCADVFKRPDKRHEDGAILPVHDFPRYFDALRRGRGVDAADSRNDPRTCELSNGYLVPSAIASKLDAPVRLGGNLVGVVCVEQTGSLRAWAREEVDFVCVVADHVAQVISDFDRRKAEADLRLTEARLQSLYEISISPAENTQALLDFALDEAIRLTGSKIGYIYHYDEEARRFSLNSWSQDVMKECSVALSQNIHDLDRTGIWGEAVRQRRPILVNDFNAPNPLKKGYPDGHVKLQRFLTVPILTGDSIVAVVGVANKASDYDAADSRQLTLLMDAVWKIVEHRRTLEALRESEEKYRALHSSLSEGMCQYEIVRDSSGAPVDYRFLEVNPAFETILGVTAPEAVGRLASEFYRTTNPPYLDIYAQVAENGEPAHFEAYFPPLDRHFAVAVFSPRQGRFVTLFQDITERRVAEHKRLELERKFLLAQKMESLGILAGGVAHDFNNLMMAVTGNLELAMLDLGRDSRAFNNIRQALDATQRAASLTRQMLAYAGRGRFVLQPVNLGELFKEKSDLLRASVDRHVRLSLLLDSRVPPIEADPLQMEQVVINLLTNAAEAIGEDDGEITLKTGLRECDDTYLKWSRLEEKPPAGVYVVLEVSDTGCGMNAETRQHLFEPFFSTRLMGRGLGLPAVMGIVRSHMGAIMVDSEPGRGTTVTVLFPPVQAAVHDTAPVDGTGQEATAREGTAQGTILVVESEKMVREVCKRILEYLGYAVIIASSPQEAIEIFKSRRSGIDAVILDFTTPRASSLLVVARMREHQPDVRIILSSDGEEKDTVQGFGGQAHLGFVKKPYQIRSLKATLDRLLSGERAKKPPDKVTAPPK